The Armatimonas rosea genome includes a window with the following:
- a CDS encoding DUF4190 domain-containing protein produces the protein MSTPREVGVLRMKEGRFSEAAAALADAVAQDPKDVGAWRLLGGALAALEDTPGAVAAFQHTVALDPNQPKNHYNLALSLQAAGDRSGARQHFTHALALDPGYEQATQRLRELDALPTVPPVRMAPPPPPPTSAPSGGRVPLPPNYAPTNQSYTPPSTLDYGGGYSAASPGYGYGQAQRQQERPMVGTSVAPPVNGTNVLVMGILGLTLTPILSPFAWYHGKRALELLDQNPQADQRQRSNAQAGLVLGVVGTVLLALGAILLWLVWLGGGFR, from the coding sequence ATGTCGACACCACGTGAGGTTGGGGTACTTCGGATGAAGGAGGGGCGCTTCTCAGAGGCCGCTGCCGCCCTCGCCGATGCCGTGGCACAGGATCCCAAGGATGTGGGGGCCTGGCGCCTGCTCGGAGGCGCACTCGCTGCCTTGGAGGACACCCCCGGGGCGGTTGCGGCCTTCCAGCACACGGTCGCCCTCGATCCCAACCAGCCCAAGAACCACTATAACCTCGCGCTCTCGCTCCAGGCGGCAGGCGACCGGAGCGGGGCACGTCAGCACTTTACACACGCCCTGGCCCTCGATCCCGGCTATGAGCAAGCCACGCAGCGCCTCCGGGAGCTCGATGCTCTCCCCACGGTCCCGCCCGTGCGGATGGCACCCCCGCCGCCACCACCAACATCCGCCCCGAGTGGGGGACGGGTGCCGCTACCGCCGAACTACGCTCCGACAAACCAGAGCTACACCCCGCCCTCGACCCTGGACTACGGCGGGGGCTACAGCGCCGCATCACCGGGCTACGGCTACGGCCAGGCACAGCGCCAGCAGGAGCGCCCCATGGTGGGCACGAGTGTCGCACCGCCCGTCAATGGGACCAATGTGCTGGTGATGGGAATCCTCGGCCTGACCCTGACTCCCATTCTCTCGCCCTTTGCCTGGTACCACGGCAAGCGTGCCCTAGAGCTCCTCGACCAGAACCCGCAGGCCGACCAGCGCCAGCGCTCCAATGCCCAGGCAGGACTCGTGCTCGGGGTGGTGGGGACGGTGCTCCTGGCACTGGGGGCGATCCTGCTCTGGCTGGTCTGGCTGGGCGGCGGTTTTCGCTAG
- a CDS encoding DPP IV N-terminal domain-containing protein translates to MKRTLVSWGLALGACLALTGCGSSGFDLRYPQRVVFTSTRDGNAEIYLMDTRGVNPTRLTSNTARDFQPKLSQDRTKIVFTSDRDGGDYDLFTMDARGKSVVQLTSNNKLDADPAWSPDGTQLAFVSDRDGNDEVYVMNADGTNVRRLTNTSAQEETPAWSPDGTKLAFGSNRDGNFEIYVMNADGTNQKRLTNNTASDDSPAWAPSGSTIAFATNRNGKYDLYSLNANDGSDLRRLTSDAADDDSPSYTADGQTLVFASNRTGNFEIYAADPDGLNVRHLTDTPEADSGAHTRAVLRNRRH, encoded by the coding sequence ATGAAACGCACACTGGTTTCTTGGGGGCTCGCGCTCGGCGCCTGCCTGGCACTAACAGGCTGTGGGAGCAGCGGGTTCGACCTACGCTACCCCCAGCGGGTCGTCTTTACGTCCACGCGCGATGGCAATGCGGAGATCTACCTGATGGATACCCGCGGGGTCAACCCAACCCGCCTGACCAGCAACACCGCGCGGGACTTCCAGCCCAAGCTCAGTCAAGACCGCACCAAGATTGTCTTTACCTCGGATCGCGATGGTGGTGACTACGATCTCTTCACGATGGATGCACGCGGCAAGAGTGTGGTCCAGCTCACGAGCAACAACAAGCTCGATGCCGATCCCGCTTGGTCGCCCGATGGGACGCAGCTCGCCTTTGTCTCGGACCGCGATGGCAACGACGAGGTCTACGTGATGAACGCGGATGGCACCAATGTCCGGCGGCTGACCAACACCTCTGCCCAGGAAGAGACCCCTGCCTGGTCGCCCGATGGCACTAAGCTTGCCTTCGGGAGCAACCGCGATGGTAATTTTGAGATCTATGTGATGAACGCGGATGGAACCAACCAGAAGCGCCTGACCAACAATACAGCCAGCGACGACTCCCCCGCCTGGGCACCGTCGGGGAGCACGATCGCCTTTGCCACCAACCGCAACGGGAAGTACGATCTCTACTCCCTCAATGCCAACGATGGCTCGGACCTGCGCCGTCTGACCAGCGATGCCGCCGACGACGACTCGCCCAGCTATACCGCCGATGGCCAGACCCTGGTCTTTGCCTCAAACCGTACGGGGAACTTTGAGATCTATGCCGCCGACCCCGACGGTCTCAATGTCCGCCACCTCACCGATACTCCTGAGGCCGATTCGGGTGCCCATACCCGCGCGGTGCTACGAAACCGGAGACACTAA
- a CDS encoding AAA-like domain-containing protein: MSTALNFFITGGTVPANAASYVERRADTDLLAALLAGDYCFVLNSRQMGKSSLSVRTIGKLEAAGVQTAFLDLTRIGAQNVTAEQWYAGLLAETGRALEHRSQVLAFWRANTHLPPVQRFFTALRDVLLEAIPEPIVIFVDEIDAVRSLSFPADEFFAAVRACYNSRTQDDIYKRLTFCLVGAATPADLISDTRMSPFNVGRRIELRDFTPAEAAPLAEHLPDGKPTLDRILHWTGGQPYLTQRLCRAVVEEPNTSVDQLCDGLFLAKSAQESDDNISFVRNRLLKSEVDLASLLDLYGKVSSGKKVRDDETNPLCGVLRLSGACKLDKDYLVIRNRIYDHVFDKNWVLSHMPDAELRRQKEAYRRGLIRAAALGGFVSLGMAGLTGWALNEQSKAKRNAKLAQDNAAKLKQALAVADQQTENAVRAASRERQQSFLKEQALVKATTAERATKLALVKATNAEKQTKLALTRSEQAKRESLQLAEQRERARREADDQRKKALASGKSALEAKALAERYFANANLQLAAQAWETADGSGEAVRSLLLDCQRDPSTTNSFAWRYLWTQLNQGGSNCRAFPHGGSRVIGSAFLPDGSLWTVNLGGILTHYAANQTTPSKTIALSKLVPSASLNAYALSPKGNVAFVGTKEGKVAVVDIASQRVTKWLTVDEKPSAIAWVTVAPEGDNIAAVDEAGRWLVWNQETGTFLHRFPFSISPSTYIARPQSLLVTSGPNPRIAYRDAFDFFLLPDTASKTLPDWKAVKALGQYFGQRLDGDGELRPVGEFQHRSSGTGMALSPDGTQAATTDESGKVIVWDLKTNLGRFKIDAHATRGGVATFSSTSKALATAADNGTVRVWDAQTGALLHSFKGQTSRILHLSFSSDDTQLLSADEEGGLRLWSLKDSTSSLQTKAGAIAAVRFVHDPRVDPTVLALQFSSDGKRLLVANRDVVELDVSPQGLTLGRYLHQLQVVRSAAEGRAFFQLPPTATVADVDAAWNKRTLAQIRKTSASFCAHFTPDGRSIMLSVVGELVTFDRASGKEKAAWSLRNLQEDFQGSISCFAYAPDGKSMAVGFGYRQNTTRNYAQTVAIVDTATGREIQTLKGFLNHILDMGFSPDGKTLVIACLDRTLSFYQKKGNDWALTYRRDTVSAPPTSLAFSRSGKQLAVGFFDGRVELLDPTKPTSPVLHTLVGHSKFRVNTLTFSPDGTTLASGCWDQTVKLWDTITGRELRTLYGHKNWINAVAFSPDGHTLVSGDANGQILVWPATPVSRIAQVEDSKLLKRVLQLQAAERVDMTLLAQLLARYPDDTSVKSTYQEALLAPRERAARDAIARKDYARAATAYLAICRQTKNEENALQAACALLLAGDTRGYQQLCKEILENYSKVLGSDSTSTFLSICTFTPDGLTANPAAFRRLVDQWRSRNDISSSVGPGNLAEGLYRLGEYQEALTLLQKQAGDRREYDFEISLYLSCIYAKLGKPAEAKAAYENAATLRRELKEDFMMEALWVTIGKEARGLLKLPEPAGQ; the protein is encoded by the coding sequence ATGAGTACGGCATTGAATTTCTTCATCACGGGCGGCACCGTTCCAGCGAATGCGGCAAGTTATGTGGAGCGCCGCGCGGATACCGATCTACTTGCCGCGTTGCTCGCTGGTGACTACTGCTTCGTACTCAACTCTCGCCAGATGGGAAAGTCTAGCCTCTCCGTCCGTACCATTGGCAAGCTCGAAGCCGCAGGCGTACAAACCGCCTTTCTCGATCTGACCCGAATCGGCGCACAGAACGTCACCGCAGAGCAGTGGTACGCGGGACTGCTCGCGGAGACGGGACGTGCCTTGGAGCACCGTAGCCAAGTGCTGGCGTTCTGGCGCGCCAACACGCACCTGCCGCCTGTCCAGCGCTTCTTTACCGCCCTCCGAGATGTCCTCCTGGAGGCTATCCCCGAGCCCATTGTGATCTTTGTGGACGAGATCGACGCCGTTCGTTCATTAAGCTTCCCCGCCGACGAGTTCTTCGCCGCCGTTCGCGCTTGCTACAACAGCCGCACACAGGACGATATCTACAAACGATTGACGTTTTGTCTCGTTGGTGCCGCCACTCCGGCAGACTTAATCTCCGACACGCGCATGTCGCCCTTCAATGTCGGGCGGCGCATTGAGCTAAGAGACTTCACGCCTGCTGAAGCGGCACCACTGGCCGAGCACTTGCCCGATGGAAAGCCGACCCTCGACCGAATCTTGCACTGGACAGGTGGGCAGCCCTATCTCACACAACGTCTTTGCCGAGCTGTAGTGGAAGAGCCAAATACCAGTGTCGATCAGCTCTGCGACGGACTGTTCTTGGCGAAGTCTGCCCAAGAGAGCGATGACAATATCAGCTTCGTTCGAAATCGCTTGCTCAAGAGTGAAGTGGACTTGGCGAGCCTCTTGGACTTGTACGGCAAGGTTAGCTCTGGCAAGAAGGTGCGCGACGATGAGACAAACCCGCTGTGTGGCGTGCTACGGCTCTCTGGTGCGTGTAAGCTGGACAAAGACTATCTGGTGATTCGCAACCGGATCTACGACCATGTCTTTGACAAAAACTGGGTCCTCTCCCACATGCCCGACGCCGAGCTACGGCGACAGAAAGAAGCGTATCGCCGGGGCTTGATCCGGGCGGCGGCTCTAGGTGGGTTCGTTTCCCTAGGGATGGCAGGACTCACCGGCTGGGCGCTCAATGAGCAAAGCAAGGCCAAGCGTAATGCCAAGCTCGCCCAAGACAATGCCGCCAAACTGAAGCAGGCGCTAGCTGTTGCAGATCAGCAGACCGAGAACGCTGTGCGGGCCGCAAGCCGGGAGCGCCAGCAGAGTTTCTTGAAGGAGCAAGCACTGGTCAAGGCAACCACGGCAGAGCGCGCCACAAAGCTCGCTCTCGTGAAGGCAACGAACGCAGAGAAACAGACCAAACTGGCGCTGACCCGCTCGGAGCAGGCCAAACGGGAGTCGCTCCAGCTCGCCGAGCAGCGGGAGAGAGCACGACGTGAGGCCGACGACCAGCGCAAGAAGGCGCTGGCATCCGGCAAGAGCGCACTGGAAGCCAAGGCGCTGGCGGAGCGCTACTTTGCCAACGCAAACCTACAGCTCGCTGCCCAGGCGTGGGAGACAGCCGATGGCTCCGGGGAGGCAGTACGCTCGTTACTCCTGGACTGCCAGCGCGATCCCAGCACGACCAACTCGTTTGCGTGGCGCTATCTATGGACACAGCTCAACCAGGGCGGGAGCAACTGCCGGGCGTTTCCTCATGGCGGCTCGCGGGTGATCGGAAGCGCTTTTTTGCCCGATGGCTCGCTGTGGACGGTAAACTTAGGTGGGATTCTAACGCACTACGCGGCCAACCAGACAACGCCCAGCAAGACCATTGCCTTGAGTAAGCTCGTTCCCAGCGCCAGCCTCAATGCCTATGCCCTCTCGCCCAAGGGTAATGTCGCTTTCGTCGGCACAAAAGAGGGCAAGGTGGCGGTGGTGGACATTGCCAGCCAGCGCGTGACCAAGTGGCTCACCGTGGACGAGAAGCCCAGTGCGATTGCTTGGGTTACCGTTGCGCCGGAGGGCGATAATATCGCCGCCGTGGACGAAGCGGGACGCTGGCTGGTCTGGAACCAGGAAACAGGCACGTTTCTCCATCGCTTCCCGTTCAGCATCTCGCCGAGTACCTACATCGCACGTCCCCAGAGCCTACTCGTCACCTCCGGGCCGAACCCACGCATCGCCTATCGGGATGCCTTCGACTTTTTCCTCCTCCCCGACACCGCCTCGAAAACGCTTCCGGATTGGAAGGCAGTAAAAGCGCTGGGGCAGTACTTCGGGCAGAGGCTGGATGGGGATGGGGAGCTGCGTCCCGTCGGTGAGTTCCAGCACCGCTCCAGCGGTACGGGGATGGCACTCTCACCCGATGGCACACAGGCCGCAACCACCGACGAGAGTGGCAAGGTGATTGTCTGGGATCTGAAGACCAACCTGGGACGTTTCAAGATCGATGCCCATGCCACCCGTGGGGGGGTGGCAACCTTTTCCAGCACTAGCAAAGCACTGGCCACGGCAGCGGACAATGGGACCGTACGGGTTTGGGATGCACAGACGGGCGCACTCCTCCATTCGTTCAAGGGGCAGACATCCCGTATCCTCCATCTAAGCTTTTCCTCCGACGATACCCAGCTCCTGAGCGCCGATGAGGAGGGGGGGCTGCGCCTCTGGTCCCTGAAGGACTCCACGAGCTCCCTGCAGACCAAAGCCGGGGCGATTGCAGCCGTGAGGTTTGTGCACGATCCAAGAGTGGATCCCACGGTTCTCGCCCTGCAGTTTTCTTCGGATGGCAAGAGACTTCTAGTTGCCAACAGAGATGTCGTCGAGCTAGACGTTTCCCCCCAGGGACTCACGCTGGGGCGCTACCTGCACCAACTACAGGTCGTGCGATCAGCGGCGGAGGGGAGGGCTTTCTTTCAACTTCCTCCCACGGCGACCGTCGCCGATGTGGACGCTGCGTGGAACAAGCGAACGCTCGCCCAGATCCGGAAAACATCCGCGAGCTTCTGTGCCCACTTCACTCCCGATGGGCGCTCCATCATGTTGTCCGTCGTCGGGGAGCTCGTGACCTTCGACCGTGCGAGCGGCAAAGAGAAAGCGGCGTGGAGCCTCCGCAACCTTCAGGAGGATTTCCAGGGATCGATCTCCTGTTTTGCCTATGCCCCGGATGGCAAAAGCATGGCAGTCGGCTTTGGTTACCGTCAAAACACCACTCGTAATTATGCACAGACGGTTGCTATCGTGGATACCGCGACAGGACGAGAGATTCAGACACTCAAGGGCTTCCTGAACCATATCCTCGATATGGGCTTTTCCCCGGATGGCAAGACTCTCGTGATTGCCTGCTTGGATAGAACGCTCAGTTTCTACCAGAAAAAAGGCAACGACTGGGCACTCACCTACCGTCGCGATACTGTCAGTGCCCCGCCCACCTCCCTCGCCTTCTCTCGTTCGGGCAAGCAGCTCGCGGTGGGCTTTTTCGATGGTCGTGTAGAGCTTCTGGACCCCACCAAGCCGACCTCTCCGGTGCTTCACACTCTCGTGGGACACTCTAAATTTCGGGTGAACACCCTCACCTTCTCGCCGGACGGCACGACCCTGGCGTCGGGGTGCTGGGATCAGACCGTCAAGCTCTGGGACACCATCACGGGCCGCGAGCTACGCACGCTCTACGGACACAAAAACTGGATCAATGCCGTTGCCTTCAGCCCGGACGGCCACACGCTCGTCAGTGGCGATGCTAACGGACAGATCCTCGTTTGGCCTGCGACTCCTGTCTCGCGGATCGCTCAAGTGGAAGACAGCAAGCTCCTTAAACGCGTCCTTCAGCTACAGGCGGCTGAGAGGGTAGACATGACGTTACTTGCCCAGCTCCTCGCACGCTACCCCGACGATACCAGCGTCAAGAGTACCTACCAGGAGGCGCTTCTTGCTCCCCGTGAGCGTGCTGCCCGTGACGCAATCGCCCGTAAGGACTACGCCCGGGCCGCAACCGCCTACCTCGCCATCTGCCGACAAACCAAAAACGAAGAAAACGCGCTTCAGGCCGCCTGTGCTCTCCTCCTTGCCGGTGACACACGCGGCTACCAACAGCTCTGCAAAGAGATTCTGGAAAACTACAGCAAGGTCCTCGGGAGCGACTCAACCTCCACCTTCCTCTCCATCTGCACCTTTACTCCAGATGGTCTTACCGCCAATCCTGCGGCCTTTCGTCGCCTCGTAGATCAATGGCGCTCGCGCAATGACATCAGCAGCAGTGTTGGGCCAGGGAACCTCGCGGAAGGACTCTACCGCCTTGGGGAGTACCAAGAGGCTCTGACTCTCCTCCAAAAACAGGCGGGCGACCGCAGGGAATATGACTTTGAGATATCGCTCTACCTGTCCTGTATCTACGCCAAACTGGGCAAGCCTGCGGAAGCGAAGGCCGCCTATGAAAATGCCGCCACACTCCGCCGAGAGCTCAAGGAGGACTTCATGATGGAAGCGCTCTGGGTCACCATCGGCAAGGAAGCGCGGGGGCTCCTCAAGCTCCCTGAGCCAGCAGGGCAGTAA
- a CDS encoding AAA-like domain-containing protein: protein MSVPGLHLREGERLLAYLVLHHSTPITYRTLAGLFWPSEARSESGEFPSTRQAIYSLRQHLGDDAGVLASVGKGVVQLNLDGIDCDLLAFDTQAASPDPQDWQRALVLAEAPLLEGWSEVWAVEARQRRARIAQRLRERTANTTPTETIALETTGGAVFPGSRFYIERPADRDFADAIARRDSIVLVKGPRQIGKTSLLARGLEQARHQGTRVVLTDIQALPETCLATPDVFFRFLARTLALELEIPFYPADDWPEDLPPQTNLEMFLQSRILAADPSPVIWALDETDRLLSSPFASDIFGLFRSWHNRRALKPTSSWSRLTLAIGYATEAHLFILDANQSPFNVGTRATLSDFTLAQLSELNQRYGSPLATQSSLERVHALTAGHPYLTRCCLDALASRNATLEHLETEGSRDEGPFGDHLRRLLSGVHASPELAASLRTLLSGTPRVPIDHFYRLRSAGIIAGESADAVSLRCRLYQDYFARHLNS, encoded by the coding sequence GTGAGTGTTCCTGGCCTGCATCTGCGGGAGGGGGAGCGCCTCCTGGCCTATCTTGTACTCCACCACAGCACCCCGATCACCTACCGAACCCTCGCCGGACTCTTCTGGCCCTCCGAAGCTCGTAGCGAGTCCGGGGAGTTTCCCTCGACGCGGCAAGCGATCTACTCGCTCCGCCAGCACCTCGGCGACGATGCCGGGGTGCTGGCCAGTGTCGGCAAGGGGGTCGTTCAGCTTAACCTCGACGGTATTGACTGCGATCTGCTCGCCTTCGACACCCAGGCCGCCAGCCCCGATCCGCAGGACTGGCAGAGAGCGCTCGTGCTCGCCGAAGCGCCACTCTTGGAGGGCTGGAGCGAGGTGTGGGCAGTGGAGGCACGCCAGCGACGGGCACGGATCGCGCAACGCCTACGAGAGCGCACTGCCAACACGACGCCCACAGAAACCATCGCTCTGGAGACCACGGGTGGGGCGGTTTTCCCTGGCTCGCGCTTCTATATCGAGCGGCCTGCCGACAGGGACTTTGCCGATGCCATCGCCCGCCGCGATAGCATCGTGCTGGTCAAAGGCCCCCGCCAGATCGGCAAGACCAGCCTGCTGGCACGCGGGCTAGAGCAGGCACGCCACCAGGGAACCCGCGTCGTCCTCACCGACATTCAAGCGCTCCCCGAGACCTGCCTCGCCACCCCGGATGTCTTCTTTCGCTTCCTCGCCCGCACCCTGGCGCTGGAGCTGGAGATCCCCTTCTACCCCGCCGACGACTGGCCAGAGGACCTGCCGCCCCAGACCAACCTAGAGATGTTCCTGCAGAGCCGCATCCTCGCTGCCGATCCGTCGCCGGTGATCTGGGCGCTCGACGAGACCGACCGGCTGCTCAGTAGCCCCTTTGCCTCGGATATCTTTGGCCTCTTTCGCTCCTGGCACAACCGGCGCGCCCTCAAGCCCACAAGCTCCTGGTCGCGCTTGACCCTGGCTATCGGCTACGCCACCGAGGCGCATCTCTTTATCCTGGATGCCAACCAGTCGCCCTTCAACGTGGGAACCCGTGCGACCCTCTCCGATTTCACACTCGCTCAGCTCTCAGAGCTCAACCAGCGCTACGGCTCCCCCCTGGCAACACAGAGCTCTCTGGAGCGCGTTCACGCTCTCACCGCTGGGCATCCCTACCTGACGCGCTGCTGCCTAGATGCGCTCGCCAGCCGTAACGCAACACTGGAGCACCTAGAAACCGAGGGGAGCCGCGACGAAGGCCCGTTTGGGGATCACCTGCGGCGCTTGCTAAGCGGAGTGCACGCCAGCCCCGAACTCGCCGCCTCGCTCCGTACTTTGCTGAGCGGTACCCCGCGCGTGCCAATTGACCACTTCTACCGGCTTCGAAGCGCAGGCATCATCGCCGGAGAGTCCGCCGATGCGGTGTCGCTCCGCTGTCGTCTCTACCAAGACTACTTCGCCAGACACCTAAACTCCTGA
- a CDS encoding PD40 domain-containing protein, producing the protein MKKLLVTALALSVASTAFAQARGREEKKQEEKPTKTETRSREETKQRDDRNDRRDDRDRRDSGGLRDIIILTNPIPRWPDSRWPRQDYDRLHVPRLTFVRDGVGLCTTGEAGQEPLVLRRNITLGAQSPARAPRKGRLAYVAPVNNQLALFTIADNLTRSHQLTDPKWGDADLPTWSPDDNTIAFVSHRDGNDELYTVSAGGGRPQRLTNHPGRDTQPAWSPGGKWIVFVSDRGGKPALWRIPAQGGNPTALEACPPGIPSDPTFSPDGRFLVASFEEAPGKKHLWKVDLDAKEEPRRLTTEPGDYRHPTFRPDGGKLVMSVRTASGGYALALLDFSANGLQQLTPGTLSDHSPVWW; encoded by the coding sequence ATGAAGAAACTTCTCGTGACCGCCCTCGCCCTAAGCGTCGCGTCCACCGCCTTTGCCCAAGCACGGGGGCGAGAGGAAAAAAAGCAAGAAGAGAAGCCCACCAAGACCGAGACGCGCTCCCGTGAGGAGACCAAGCAGCGCGATGATCGCAACGACCGCCGCGACGACCGGGACCGGCGGGACTCGGGGGGGCTTCGGGATATCATCATCCTCACCAATCCCATCCCGCGCTGGCCGGACTCCCGCTGGCCCCGTCAAGACTACGACCGCTTGCACGTCCCGCGCCTGACCTTTGTCCGCGATGGGGTGGGCCTCTGCACAACGGGGGAGGCGGGCCAGGAGCCGCTCGTGCTGCGACGCAACATCACCCTCGGGGCCCAGAGCCCGGCACGCGCCCCCCGCAAGGGCCGCCTCGCCTATGTGGCACCGGTCAACAACCAGCTCGCACTCTTCACCATCGCCGACAACCTGACACGCTCCCACCAGCTCACCGACCCGAAGTGGGGAGATGCCGATCTACCTACCTGGTCGCCCGATGACAATACAATCGCCTTTGTCTCCCACCGCGACGGCAACGACGAGCTCTACACGGTCTCTGCCGGCGGAGGTAGGCCCCAGCGCCTTACCAATCATCCCGGCCGCGATACACAGCCTGCCTGGTCCCCCGGTGGCAAGTGGATCGTCTTCGTCTCCGACCGTGGGGGCAAGCCCGCTCTCTGGCGCATCCCCGCCCAAGGTGGCAATCCCACGGCACTAGAAGCCTGTCCCCCCGGCATCCCCTCCGACCCCACCTTCTCCCCCGACGGGCGCTTTCTGGTCGCCAGCTTTGAAGAGGCCCCCGGTAAAAAACACCTCTGGAAGGTCGATCTTGATGCCAAAGAGGAGCCTCGCCGCCTCACCACAGAACCGGGTGACTACCGCCACCCCACCTTCCGCCCCGATGGGGGAAAGCTCGTCATGAGCGTGCGCACCGCCTCGGGCGGCTACGCCCTCGCCCTGCTCGACTTTTCCGCCAATGGCCTCCAACAACTAACCCCCGGCACCCTGAGCGACCATAGCCCTGTCTGGTGGTAA
- a CDS encoding tetratricopeptide repeat protein: MDETNARYEPGKAHLRAKEFTEATAAFQKLTVADPQDAEAWQFLGAAQSQSKNWAAAVSAFRKAEALESTARNRYNLAVALSEGLSRHDEARLYLERALEADPNHAPSKAFLKQVIALSAAPTYDPQQAQRRMSQLERQRGPVSLGRAVLGGAVAVVVAGATCWLWNLASQFVGSGPLVAYGAGWLVGLLTAKACGRGGRTAALLAGGVAGVAFVILGGILIARAPDDWIWIIVNVLAVVVGTRQAYRIALAAE; the protein is encoded by the coding sequence ATGGATGAAACCAACGCGCGATACGAGCCCGGGAAGGCGCATCTTCGCGCCAAAGAGTTTACCGAGGCGACAGCGGCTTTTCAAAAGCTAACTGTCGCCGACCCACAAGACGCCGAGGCCTGGCAGTTTCTCGGAGCTGCACAGAGCCAGAGCAAGAACTGGGCTGCCGCTGTCTCCGCCTTTCGCAAGGCGGAGGCACTGGAGTCGACCGCACGCAACCGCTACAACCTGGCGGTCGCCCTTAGCGAGGGGCTCTCTCGCCACGATGAGGCCCGCCTCTATCTGGAGCGTGCTCTGGAGGCAGATCCCAACCACGCGCCCAGCAAGGCCTTTCTCAAGCAGGTGATCGCCCTGAGCGCCGCCCCCACCTACGACCCACAGCAGGCACAGCGCCGAATGTCGCAGCTGGAGCGGCAGCGCGGGCCGGTCTCGCTGGGGCGAGCTGTGCTCGGCGGCGCGGTTGCGGTCGTGGTGGCAGGGGCGACCTGCTGGCTCTGGAACCTGGCGTCCCAGTTTGTCGGCAGCGGTCCGCTGGTGGCCTACGGCGCGGGCTGGCTGGTGGGACTCCTGACCGCCAAGGCCTGTGGGCGGGGCGGACGAACCGCCGCACTGCTGGCCGGTGGGGTGGCAGGAGTGGCCTTTGTGATCCTGGGGGGGATTCTTATCGCCCGGGCCCCCGATGACTGGATCTGGATTATTGTCAATGTCTTGGCGGTTGTAGTGGGGACACGCCAGGCCTACCGGATCGCTCTGGCGGCAGAGTGA